The following coding sequences lie in one Leptospira inadai serovar Lyme str. 10 genomic window:
- a CDS encoding SRPBCC family protein: MPDIFHRVGIASPIQKVFEGISSIDGLRHWWVSDTKGNSELNETILFGFTDMKVVELLPYESIKWRCIRGPEEWLDTEVKFKLEYKENQTFVIFTHANWKNPVEFMHHCSTKWATFLLSLKYWLERDEGRPAPYDVKIHIGD, from the coding sequence ATGCCGGACATTTTTCACAGAGTTGGAATCGCCTCGCCGATTCAAAAAGTATTCGAAGGTATTTCGAGTATCGACGGATTACGTCATTGGTGGGTATCGGATACGAAGGGAAATTCCGAATTAAACGAGACGATTCTCTTCGGGTTTACTGACATGAAGGTAGTCGAGTTGCTGCCTTACGAATCGATAAAATGGAGGTGCATTCGGGGACCGGAAGAGTGGTTGGATACCGAGGTTAAGTTTAAGCTGGAATATAAGGAAAACCAGACATTCGTAATTTTTACCCACGCGAATTGGAAGAATCCGGTCGAGTTTATGCATCATTGCAGCACCAAATGGGCCACTTTTCTCTTAAGTCTTAAATACTGGTTGGAACGAGACGAAGGTCGTCCCGCTCCTTACGACGTTAAAATACATATAGGCGATTGA
- a CDS encoding patatin-like phospholipase family protein produces MNIKGKKIALVLGGGGALAAFEVGVIRWMKENNAYIVGCYGTSAGALNSALLSQDDYKGLETLWGSFSENNSFFKQWPFGIFQSYWKRAALNPSPLYKLIEKYTDPSKILKSGIRFGAIMTNMSLGIKESYILSQDNLSEFRRVLEASSAVQSIFPPVQIKDYLYGDGGLTENVPLELAKKDISNSKADLFVVVSCSKVLGPVLPAKANYFRYLMRTIDILLNDRERSGFDKIDSDTILIEPGKESGFFSILDTRQESIRKLIDLGYDRAKTLFQSS; encoded by the coding sequence ATGAATATTAAAGGGAAAAAAATCGCCCTCGTTTTAGGGGGTGGAGGTGCATTAGCGGCTTTCGAAGTCGGCGTTATCAGATGGATGAAAGAAAATAATGCGTATATTGTCGGTTGTTATGGGACGTCGGCGGGAGCGCTGAATTCGGCATTACTATCGCAGGACGACTATAAAGGTCTTGAGACGTTATGGGGTTCATTTTCCGAAAATAACTCGTTTTTTAAACAATGGCCTTTCGGAATATTCCAATCCTACTGGAAACGTGCGGCCTTAAATCCGTCTCCGCTGTATAAACTAATCGAAAAATATACGGATCCTTCCAAAATATTAAAAAGCGGGATCCGCTTCGGTGCCATCATGACGAACATGTCTCTCGGTATTAAGGAATCCTATATTTTATCCCAGGATAATTTGTCCGAATTTAGAAGAGTTCTTGAAGCGTCGTCGGCGGTTCAAAGTATTTTTCCTCCGGTTCAGATTAAGGATTATTTATATGGAGACGGCGGATTAACAGAGAACGTTCCCCTAGAGTTAGCAAAGAAGGACATCTCTAATTCAAAAGCCGATTTGTTCGTTGTCGTAAGCTGTAGTAAAGTTTTAGGTCCGGTCTTACCGGCAAAAGCCAATTATTTTAGATATTTGATGAGGACGATCGATATATTGTTAAATGATCGGGAGAGAAGCGGTTTTGATAAGATTGACTCCGACACGATTTTAATAGAACCGGGAAAAGAATCCGGATTTTTCTCCATTTTAGATACTCGACAAGAATCCATCCGGAAGTTGATTGATCTAGGATATGATCGGGCAAAAACACTTTTTCAATCTTCTTAA
- a CDS encoding response regulator transcription factor — MKRSLFFVDDHPLVLAGLENALIGADDFSIDGVARSRSQAERRLRTDPLPDLTLLDIQLPDGSVFALLEELHRERRSFPFAILTSSRDWDHLRRAGQLGARGYLLKDAEPMEILSSIRRMFSGEKLFPDFPTGIQVLPEELILSFHKLTDREKELLRYISKGFMNREIAETLGISLRTVEAHRANAAEKLGVKGGMQFSTIVVQLRDLLDS; from the coding sequence TTGAAGCGTAGCTTGTTTTTTGTCGATGATCATCCGCTTGTGCTTGCCGGTCTTGAAAATGCGCTGATCGGAGCCGATGATTTTAGCATTGATGGAGTGGCACGATCCCGCAGCCAGGCGGAACGCAGATTGCGCACGGACCCTCTTCCGGATCTGACTCTGCTCGATATTCAACTTCCGGATGGATCGGTATTTGCTTTGTTGGAAGAGCTTCATAGGGAGCGCCGAAGTTTTCCCTTTGCGATCCTAACTTCCTCTCGAGATTGGGATCATTTGCGTCGCGCCGGACAATTGGGAGCCCGGGGATACCTTTTAAAAGATGCGGAGCCGATGGAAATACTTTCATCGATCAGAAGAATGTTTTCAGGAGAAAAGTTATTTCCCGATTTTCCGACCGGTATCCAAGTCTTACCGGAAGAACTCATCCTCTCTTTCCATAAATTGACGGATAGGGAAAAGGAATTGCTTCGATATATTTCTAAAGGGTTTATGAATCGAGAAATCGCGGAGACACTCGGGATTAGCCTGCGAACAGTCGAAGCTCATCGGGCAAACGCGGCTGAAAAGCTAGGTGTCAAAGGGGGCATGCAATTCTCGACTATTGTAGTGCAACTTCGGGATCTTCTAGATTCATAA
- a CDS encoding GAF domain-containing sensor histidine kinase codes for MPNQLNIEYDRSLILEEWNLLENCVEDPLLLLDEDFNILKWNIYADRKFKNLGESVRFETLARIIPEWDGRNDFLSLSFHAAIRSKNRNVDSSTGLVSIWRSSSNRNFYFVVFEAPDSAPSAHNSFSKGRTLSYSRSFQESDFQTDPIISGTKSLTLNDESIKSDSPDKEQLLSKISILNLLQQISTAANEADDVEALLQFALDRICLISGWKLGRVYLWSSETEMLELAPIWYMEEEAALKALKLELEKQIHSIASGIAMRVIRERKVIWIEDIRSEFTTLQQDLARKAGISFCCSIPLFVRETIVGVLEFFSGPEVPEPSFLEALRHIGSQIGRVFERTYAENYLRNSREELRALAARLQRVREEERVRIAREIHDELGQLLTVLKIDLSLLRKKKNDIVHNEERLMDEINSMNKIADSAIQSVQRIATELRPLILDDLGLLEGIEWYVKDFQNRSGIICSISIEVDVPLSTSAESATAIFRILQETLTNVIRHSQATIVDVSLSQNASNLRLSVHDNGVGIPTDKISNSKSLGLIGMRERATVLGGELTIENNNSKGTTVTVRIPRGETLKTAFP; via the coding sequence GTGCCGAACCAGTTAAACATCGAGTATGATCGATCCTTAATTTTAGAAGAGTGGAATCTTCTTGAAAATTGTGTCGAAGACCCCTTATTACTCCTCGATGAGGATTTTAATATTCTAAAATGGAATATATATGCGGACCGGAAATTTAAAAATCTCGGAGAATCCGTACGATTTGAGACCTTGGCTCGAATTATACCCGAATGGGACGGGCGAAACGATTTTTTGTCCTTATCATTTCATGCCGCAATCCGTTCCAAAAATAGAAACGTGGATTCTTCCACAGGGCTCGTTTCCATTTGGCGGAGTTCTTCGAATCGTAATTTTTATTTTGTGGTATTTGAAGCTCCCGACTCGGCTCCTTCCGCGCATAATTCTTTTTCGAAAGGGCGGACATTGTCTTATTCTCGATCCTTTCAGGAATCGGATTTTCAGACCGATCCGATTATTTCTGGAACTAAATCTTTAACGTTAAATGACGAGTCCATAAAGTCGGATTCGCCCGATAAAGAACAACTTCTCTCTAAGATTTCTATTTTAAACCTTCTCCAGCAAATCTCGACGGCGGCCAACGAGGCGGACGATGTCGAAGCGCTTTTGCAATTTGCCTTAGATAGAATTTGTCTGATATCGGGCTGGAAACTTGGTCGGGTTTATCTGTGGTCCTCCGAAACGGAGATGCTCGAGTTAGCACCGATTTGGTATATGGAGGAAGAGGCTGCTCTCAAGGCATTAAAGTTGGAATTGGAAAAACAGATTCATTCTATTGCCTCGGGAATCGCGATGCGGGTAATAAGGGAACGAAAAGTAATTTGGATCGAGGATATTCGTTCCGAGTTCACGACTTTGCAGCAGGACTTGGCTCGGAAGGCCGGCATTTCTTTTTGTTGTTCGATTCCTCTTTTTGTTCGCGAAACGATCGTAGGCGTTTTGGAATTTTTTTCCGGTCCTGAAGTACCGGAGCCCTCCTTCTTGGAAGCCTTACGGCATATCGGTTCTCAAATCGGACGAGTTTTTGAAAGAACGTACGCCGAAAACTATCTTCGCAATTCAAGGGAAGAATTACGAGCCTTGGCCGCTCGCTTGCAAAGGGTGCGGGAAGAAGAAAGAGTTCGAATCGCTCGCGAAATTCACGACGAGTTAGGGCAATTATTGACCGTCTTAAAAATCGACCTTTCTTTATTGCGTAAAAAGAAGAACGATATAGTCCATAACGAAGAAAGGCTAATGGATGAAATAAATTCAATGAACAAGATCGCGGATTCGGCGATTCAATCGGTGCAAAGAATCGCCACCGAACTTCGCCCCTTAATCCTCGACGATCTTGGTTTGTTGGAAGGTATAGAATGGTACGTAAAGGACTTTCAAAATCGTTCGGGGATTATCTGCAGTATCTCCATCGAAGTCGATGTCCCGCTTAGTACCAGTGCGGAAAGCGCTACGGCTATTTTTCGGATTCTTCAAGAAACACTCACGAACGTGATTAGACATTCACAGGCGACGATTGTAGACGTGTCGTTAAGCCAAAATGCATCGAACCTACGATTATCCGTGCATGATAACGGGGTAGGAATTCCTACCGACAAGATTTCAAATTCTAAATCCTTAGGTTTGATCGGCATGAGGGAAAGAGCCACGGTTTTAGGAGGGGAACTGACTATCGAAAATAATAATTCCAAAGGAACTACCGTGACGGTAAGAATTCCGCGCGGAGAAACATTAAAAACGGCATTTCCATGA
- a CDS encoding response regulator transcription factor, which produces MIDTILADDHILIREGLKKILVGEQDINVVYEAENGKQVLEFLADRTADILILDLNMPLMNGMETVKYVHKSFPNMRILVLSMYSEERFAVRALKSGAAGYITKGSAGDELISAIRRIASGQRYVSSEAAEILVRELSNPVDRLSHENLSEREFQILLLLAKGRNVRSISQDLGLSVNTINTYRSRILYKMNLKSTQELIRYAFDQQLLE; this is translated from the coding sequence ATGATTGATACTATTCTTGCGGACGATCACATATTGATAAGAGAAGGCCTTAAAAAAATCCTGGTCGGAGAACAGGATATTAACGTCGTATATGAAGCCGAAAACGGAAAGCAGGTACTAGAGTTTCTCGCCGATCGTACTGCGGATATACTCATTCTGGATCTGAATATGCCGCTTATGAACGGTATGGAGACCGTTAAATACGTTCACAAATCCTTTCCGAATATGCGAATCTTGGTCTTAAGCATGTATTCGGAAGAACGATTTGCCGTTCGGGCCTTAAAATCGGGGGCGGCCGGCTATATTACGAAAGGCAGCGCAGGAGACGAATTAATCAGTGCAATTAGAAGAATCGCTTCCGGCCAACGTTACGTAAGTTCCGAAGCGGCGGAAATTCTCGTCAGAGAATTATCCAACCCCGTTGACCGTTTATCCCACGAAAATCTTTCAGAACGTGAATTTCAAATTCTTCTACTATTGGCGAAAGGGAGAAATGTTCGAAGCATCTCGCAGGATTTAGGCTTGAGCGTAAACACGATCAACACGTATCGATCTCGAATTTTATATAAAATGAATTTAAAATCGACTCAGGAATTGATACGATACGCTTTCGATCAACAATTGCTCGAATAA
- a CDS encoding sensor histidine kinase produces MHRIFIFFLLIAICVGCKTHPSSSEKSNEVKIESGTLDLRVRNLESSPLLLNGSWEFYWNQFVPAFSQNRSPVDYFPMPGFWNEKSVAQQALNSQGYASYRLKILLPEERSLYAVSIIDLESAYILFVNGDVVGKNGTVGTSREKEIPEWRPAVYPFEASGDTELLLHVSNFHHQLGGIWQGISFGKAESLLSDQRNSIALELFVAGSIFMIGVYHCLIFFVRRRELTFLQLGLFCFIMSVRSLVTGQRYILQILPDLSWESLVRLDYLSVYVGAPVLHWYLFTLFKKYYNRYVFGVFASVSGFFSALVLFLDPLIFTRFATIYHLVLLSCSIYFLYINFIAVLRKETGAAVLWIGWIASTLSNVNDILYTSSIIHSGYFFAIGLHIFLLTHSYYLAVRYANTFNLSERLGQRMESLLTITRNLNRSNTRETAIWTAFSGILEAFNIRSGYCVFLFQPDSEKFIRLLPEPNSLPEATLSDVNMELSSLSELELLGTRLRLPVLRGNEILCVLQCEGIKIEDLEREKLYITGVCESLSVVLDNIDKIRAEALASIGQAASEIVHDINHHCQVIGIQVRTALQEPQSAGGILEQIEREALYMRNMALDILDFARERIIVRLETHTLSEIAKRIETDLSDQLKEIPIEYKVVLREEGLVRMDMDRFRRVVLNLTRNAAAAMQSGGFFQVIIDREDNRLYFIFQDNGPGIKPELRGKLFQPFGLIGGDQKGSGLGLAVVRRIVLAHGGEIHFYSELGKGSRFTIELPANV; encoded by the coding sequence ATGCACCGTATCTTTATCTTTTTTCTGCTAATCGCGATTTGCGTAGGATGTAAGACTCACCCTAGTTCTTCGGAAAAATCGAATGAGGTGAAAATCGAGTCCGGAACTTTAGATCTGCGAGTTCGGAACCTGGAATCATCTCCTCTACTATTGAATGGATCCTGGGAATTTTATTGGAATCAGTTCGTCCCAGCGTTCTCCCAAAATCGGAGCCCCGTTGATTATTTTCCGATGCCGGGATTCTGGAATGAAAAAAGCGTCGCTCAACAAGCCTTAAACTCTCAGGGATACGCAAGCTACCGTTTAAAAATACTTTTACCCGAAGAGCGTTCATTATATGCAGTTTCTATAATAGACTTAGAATCGGCGTATATTCTATTTGTGAACGGTGATGTCGTAGGAAAAAACGGAACAGTCGGAACTTCGCGAGAAAAGGAAATCCCCGAATGGCGTCCCGCCGTTTATCCATTTGAGGCCTCGGGAGACACGGAATTACTTCTTCACGTTTCCAATTTCCATCATCAGTTGGGTGGAATCTGGCAAGGAATTTCTTTCGGAAAGGCCGAATCCCTTTTATCGGATCAACGGAACTCGATAGCATTGGAACTCTTCGTCGCAGGTTCGATCTTTATGATCGGAGTTTATCATTGTTTGATTTTCTTCGTTCGGCGGAGGGAATTAACTTTCTTACAATTAGGCCTTTTTTGTTTTATAATGTCCGTCCGAAGCTTGGTAACGGGGCAGCGCTATATTTTGCAGATTCTTCCGGATTTATCCTGGGAATCGTTAGTGAGACTCGACTATTTATCGGTCTATGTGGGAGCGCCGGTCTTACATTGGTATTTGTTTACGCTTTTCAAAAAATACTATAATCGATACGTGTTCGGCGTTTTTGCCTCCGTTTCGGGATTTTTCAGTGCCCTTGTCTTATTTCTAGATCCTCTTATATTTACCAGATTCGCTACTATTTATCATTTGGTCCTACTCAGCTGTTCGATCTATTTTCTTTACATTAACTTTATAGCCGTGCTCCGTAAAGAAACAGGTGCTGCCGTCCTTTGGATAGGTTGGATTGCTTCTACTTTGTCGAACGTAAACGATATACTCTACACATCGTCTATCATTCATTCCGGATATTTTTTCGCTATTGGGCTACACATTTTTTTATTGACTCACTCGTATTATCTCGCCGTTCGCTATGCTAATACTTTCAATTTAAGCGAAAGACTCGGTCAGAGAATGGAAAGCCTATTGACGATTACTAGAAATTTGAATCGTTCGAACACTAGGGAAACCGCGATTTGGACCGCTTTCTCCGGAATTCTTGAGGCGTTCAATATAAGAAGCGGATATTGCGTATTTCTTTTCCAACCGGATTCGGAGAAATTTATCCGACTACTTCCTGAACCGAATTCTTTACCGGAAGCCACTTTATCGGATGTTAATATGGAACTAAGTTCCTTATCCGAATTGGAACTCCTCGGAACTCGGTTGCGTCTTCCAGTGCTTCGAGGAAATGAAATTCTTTGCGTTTTACAATGTGAAGGAATAAAGATCGAGGATTTAGAAAGAGAAAAACTGTACATTACGGGTGTTTGCGAATCTCTTAGCGTTGTCTTGGATAATATCGATAAGATTCGAGCGGAAGCACTGGCCAGCATCGGTCAAGCCGCATCGGAAATCGTTCACGATATCAATCATCATTGTCAGGTCATCGGCATTCAAGTTCGTACCGCTTTACAAGAACCGCAATCCGCAGGAGGAATTCTCGAACAGATCGAAAGAGAGGCTTTATACATGAGAAATATGGCCTTGGACATTCTCGATTTCGCAAGGGAACGAATTATTGTTCGTCTGGAAACGCATACTTTATCCGAGATAGCTAAGCGCATAGAGACCGATCTGTCCGATCAATTGAAGGAAATACCTATCGAGTATAAAGTCGTCTTACGAGAAGAAGGTCTCGTTCGTATGGACATGGATAGGTTTCGTAGAGTCGTCTTAAATCTGACTCGAAATGCGGCCGCGGCCATGCAGTCCGGTGGATTCTTTCAAGTCATCATAGATCGGGAAGACAATCGGCTTTATTTTATTTTTCAAGACAACGGGCCCGGCATAAAACCCGAATTGCGAGGTAAATTGTTTCAACCGTTCGGTCTTATCGGCGGAGATCAGAAAGGTTCCGGATTAGGGTTGGCGGTGGTCCGAAGAATCGTACTCGCTCATGGAGGAGAAATTCATTTTTATTCGGAACTGGGAAAGGGAAGCCGATTTACGATCGAGCTGCCTGCGAACGTGTGA
- the tnpA gene encoding IS66 family insertion sequence element accessory protein TnpA, which produces MSKARKSREEYIAEYQESGLSQKAYCEESGISVSTLGYWLRHTKEKVKRAGSEKRLVPINLGSLEASKGVEIKISRSGEINITIQGK; this is translated from the coding sequence ATGAGCAAAGCAAGAAAGAGTCGGGAAGAATATATAGCAGAATATCAAGAAAGCGGCTTGAGCCAAAAGGCTTACTGCGAAGAGTCGGGAATCAGCGTAAGCACGTTAGGGTATTGGCTTCGTCATACCAAAGAGAAAGTGAAAAGGGCAGGCTCGGAGAAAAGGCTCGTGCCGATAAACTTAGGAAGTTTAGAGGCGAGTAAAGGTGTGGAAATAAAAATAAGCCGGAGTGGAGAAATAAACATAACGATACAAGGGAAATAG